AAGAGGTTCTGCCACACGCCCAAGAAAAGGTACAAGTAGAAGTCGCTGACGTCAATTTGGCAGTGTTTCCCTGAGTAAtttatatcacacacacactcaaaactgTTGATGTAGTTTATACAGAAGCCTCCGTACATACACGGGTAAGAGGCACATTCATCCACATCCTTCTCACACCTGGAAGGAAACAAGACAAAAGGATTATAGCTCAGAAACAAGAAAAGGCACCATGTAATACTCATTTTTGTGGGTGTGTCAATACAAGCAAGAACTTTTACATTACACGTAGCCATTCAATTCATCAATCATCAAAATATTGTCGATAGCAGCTTTAATCACAGGCCCGGCTGGgttttgtcaacatttttaaatcccAAGATGTACTAACAAATCAATTTAATGTcaattatgttgtgtttaaaaaaatagtaaattattcctattttcaaaatgtatcacAGACATATCAATATACTGTATCAAAGCTGAGTGGCCTTGTGTGGATATCTAGCGACCCCGTGTGGAGCCATTAGGTGTTGACCCCTAGGGTTGAGTAACCTTGCTGGTCAGCAAAGAGGATTAAACGTCATTATGGCTGTCCTACCACTGTCCTGTGAAACCAGGCAGGCAGTAACAGGTGTTGTCTTCTTCAGAGCAGTTCCCTCCATTAAAGCAGCTGTAGTTCCATCTTTTACCCATGCATGTTGATACAGGCAACTGAGGAAGTCTTAACAGATAAAAGAACACAACAAGGACATATGTCAGTGTCCTCTAGCTTGGCACTGGTTGATTTAATATTTACTTAATGTAGTGAAACAatggaaatgtgtttattttttcagtgtTATATGTAAAAGCACTTACGGATTGTTTTCAATGTACCATGGGATTTCAGGAATTTTCTCCCTGTAAGAGACCAGTTTGTAAATCAGTACAACTCCGAGCTCATTAACCTGTTACAGATGTATGCTGCTGTACATTTAGTGTCACAGAGATATTAATAAACTGTGGAAGAACTCACTTGCAGTATTGGCCCGTCAGATCCCTAGGGCAGAGGCATGCGTAGCTAGTGAAACCTTTGAGGCACGTGGCACCTTTGCTGCAATTGCTGTTTTCACACATATCAACTTCCAGCTCACACTGTATACCACTGTACCccggctcacacacacacatgaatccCCCAGATAGGTTGATGCAGTTGCCGTAGATGCAGGGGCTGGAGATGCAGGTATCTGTTGGGTCTTGACACAGTGGCCCCGTCCACTCAGAGGGACATGTGCAGTGGTGCAGGTCAAACCGGTCCTCACACACACCCTGGTTATTACAAGGGTTGGGTTCACACACATTGGCTCCCCAGCAGCCGTATTGCAGCGCATCGTTGCCGTTTATCCTCGTAAACTGCTCCTCCTGAGGTCTGGGGAGGTTCAACTCTGTGTCCAGGTGGAAAGGGAGAGGAAGGCCTCCGATCTCCACCGGgcccagacagccagacaggTTTACTCCTGCGCCCAGGCTCAGTCCCCCCAGGAAAATGTCTGCTTCCTCCCTAAGAAAATCAAGGTCGCCTGCAGCTGTTTTGGACATGCTTAGCTCTGTCTTGCCTCCATCAACAGCCATGATCCACCTGGAGGTCGGGAGTGTCTGGCTCTCCATGCTGAGCTCCACAGTGTGCCACTCTCCATCACTGATTGGACCCTGGCTTTGAACTGTCACCTTGAGGGAATCCTTGTCAGCTCCAGCCTGGAGCTCCATGACCACATGAGAGTACAGGAGGGAGATGGTGAGGTAGTCCGAGTCCTTTTGTGCATGCAGTAAGGTGGCAGCGGACTGTCTTGTGCGGAAGCTGAGGGAGACACTGCAGAGGCTGTGCTTAATCTTCCCATTGCTCCGGTAGTGCAAAATGCTGCTTTCAACCCGAAATGTTACGTTAGATAAACCTGAAGGAGAAAAATGTAAAGAGACTTactgaattgaaatgaaatttttACTATTTATGTAGTTTTTCCATTCATCTGATCTAGTCCAGTGCCAAGACATAGTTCCCAAACTTACTATAATTAGAACTGCTGAACATTAAAGCCTCTGAAAAGTTGGTTTCAAATCTTAAAGACTAACTTAACACCAGGCTTTAAAGCAGTTATTGCCCTCTCTGGCTGAACGTTTCAAACCTGTTGGATCGGTTGTGTCCTAAAGCACACCTGTACATCACTGCAGGAAGGCAAAAAGTTAAACCAAGAGGTCATTGAAAGGTTTCAGGGGTGTTAAGTTATTCAGTACTCATGACTAAATAGCAAACAATCGGTTAAAATTACAgttttgaaaagaaaacctattttgttattatttatgtttatgtaaaaATCTGCTTCATCGGGACTGTGTCCTGATTGATGCATGGTAGTATCATCTTTTCCCAACTGAGCCCACTTCAAACCAGTACGAAGAGcacagataaaaacacaaatacagtaatgggaattaactgttaactgttccaactttggcaaaacattgtgtgttcatgtaggTACCCATCGGTCAAAGTATAAAGCAAAAAGGTTACAGGATCTTTAAGCTGTTTCAACAGGGCAGTTCAAAACATTATTGTCTGCTTTGTCTGTTAAAGTTCACAacgagaaagaaagaaagaaactgtgGGTATATTGCATATTGTGTCATCTGCTGGGCCTTTGGCGGCGATGTGACATTGAGGAATCTACAAAAAACAGAGGAAAGGGTGCCTGGGTGGCCTAGTGGTAGAGCGAGTGCCCATGTGGAGAGGCTCGGTCCTCAACGCAGAGGTTGGGGGATTTGGTTCTGAtttgcgtgtcattccccctctctttcctctttcatgtctaagccTGTCAAAAAAGGcctaaatgccaaaaaaataaatgggtcagtaataacacaaggagaaaatgagaaaagaagacTTTGAATGCAGAAAAGTGAGAACTTAATATATGGTAAATATGTGTGCAAATACAACCATGTGATGGTATGAAaaacaggggaaaaaaaggcttGGACTGGCAGCTACTCTGGATCAACGGCtcccctccttttctctttgtgAACATGTGACATCTCCAGGTAGACTTGTCATCATAAACGTCAACAGGCATGTGGCGGTAGACTTAGACTGACCAGGGATTACCACGTCTTAGAAGAATCCTATGTAGGATCCCTGCCTCAACGTTGTTCCCTTCTGTAATCAGCCACACTGTAATTAATCAGTACCTGCACCAGTGAGACCGCACATTGCAGACGGTCCCTCCAGTGGGTTCAaactaagataaaaaaaatgggCTAGTATAATGCAAGGCTTACACATGTATTATggatcctttttcttttttttacgtgTCAGGGTGGTTGTACACATTATACTATTCACAGCATAGATCCTATTCCTTGGCCATTCTTAGAAAGGCTCTGAGGCTTTTGTTTTTCCCATGTTATTTCTAAGACAGGAATAGAGCAACAACAGGTTCTCATATCAAGACACTAACACTCAAAGCCCTGAGAGCGGGGTTGACAAACAGAAGAGGCGGGGCAGGGAGACAGCTCACACCATTTCACCTCCTCACAGCGCTGCCCTGCAGTGTTGGGGGGGCAGTTACAGATGAAATCATCCCATATGGAGTAACACACTCCCCCGTTGAGACAGGGGTTGACCTAATGAAGAGAAAACAACCCAAATAAATCAAGCCTAGCCTCCTGTATGTTCTACAGTGTCCTCATTCATTATTAGTGCAAATAAGGAATGAAAATCTGTCACTAGTGTAGCGCATTAAAGACAATATAATGATTGATATAACTCACAGCACAGGCATTGTCACTGATGCATCCTTGTGAAACATTGATGAGTTGCTCCAGGCTGTATGATTCCACTGGAGTTGCAATGGGATAGAACTGCAGTCTTTTGCTGTTAATCCTCAGATCCTGGACACATCCCTTAAAGTAGCCACCAAACGAGGCAGAGGCCCTTGAGTCTGGTAGCCCCCCAACGTAAACCAGATCCCCAGGATGGACCTGGATGGGCCTAATGGGCATAGAGCCCCGGCTCTGGGCTGACTGGAGCAACATGGCTGCCATTCCTTCCAGCTTCACAGTCACCAGGTGGAAATGGCCGTCACTGACCGTACCCTGACCAACAAGGGTCTCAAAGTTATTGACCTGAACTTTGACCCTGCCCTCTTCCATCCACAGGCGAAGGTACTGGCTGGTGCTGTTGGCC
This is a stretch of genomic DNA from Sander vitreus isolate 19-12246 chromosome 12, sanVit1, whole genome shotgun sequence. It encodes these proteins:
- the LOC144526810 gene encoding protein crumbs homolog 1-like, whose translation is MDGHLCLRSMRGQGSSTLVQELPEYLSNNKWHTVEASLGGVVSLIRLLCSEGSCTRDSSAEIQLLEQASALPEPETVRQSLFIGAVGASWGSGRAGDEADYPPAFLGCFRDVLVDSHLVLPAIVPQDSDAQENITVGCSNKDKCDDSPCQNRGRCVSQGWRSYMCECQRPYEGNNCAEEYITARFGNKDLGSYAFFSLDNDPGDTVTISMFIRTRQSSGLLLILANSTSQYLRLWMEEGRVKVQVNNFETLVGQGTVSDGHFHLVTVKLEGMAAMLLQSAQSRGSMPIRPIQVHPGDLVYVGGLPDSRASASFGGYFKGCVQDLRINSKRLQFYPIATPVESYSLEQLINVSQGCISDNACAVNPCLNGGVCYSIWDDFICNCPPNTAGQRCEEVKWCELSPCPASSVCQPRSQGFECLSNVTFRVESSILHYRSNGKIKHSLCSVSLSFRTRQSAATLLHAQKDSDYLTISLLYSHVVMELQAGADKDSLKVTVQSQGPISDGEWHTVELSMESQTLPTSRWIMAVDGGKTELSMSKTAAGDLDFLREEADIFLGGLSLGAGVNLSGCLGPVEIGGLPLPFHLDTELNLPRPQEEQFTRINGNDALQYGCWGANVCEPNPCNNQGVCEDRFDLHHCTCPSEWTGPLCQDPTDTCISSPCIYGNCINLSGGFMCVCEPGYSGIQCELEVDMCENSNCSKGATCLKGFTSYACLCPRDLTGQYCKEKIPEIPWYIENNPLPQLPVSTCMGKRWNYSCFNGGNCSEEDNTCYCLPGFTGQWCEKDVDECASYPCMYGGFCINYINSFECVCDINYSGKHCQIDVSDFYLYLFLGVWQNLFQLVSYLVIRLDDEPEVDWGFYDD